A genomic region of Mycobacterium senriense contains the following coding sequences:
- a CDS encoding type I polyketide synthase, with amino-acid sequence MSTAEGVMEPPSGFAIVGYAARFPGASDADEFWQLLRDGRDAISEVPQDRWDADEFFDPDPDAPGKVVTRRAGFVDDVTGFDAPFFGMSAREVRSMDPQHRILLETAWRAVEHSGTAPTALANTNTGVFVGMSTHDYLGMASDELTYAEIEAYMAIGTSSAAAAGRISYRLGLQGPAVAVDTACSSSLVAIHQACQALRLGECDLALAGGANVLLTPATMITFSQAHMLAPDGRCKTFDAAADGYVRGEGCGVIVVKRLEDAIRDGDRIRAVIRGSAINQDGASGGLTVPNGIAQQRVIADALQRAGIAPGDVGYLEAHGTGTSLGDPIEAQAAGAVLGTGREASRPLLIGSVKTNIGHLEAAAGIAGVIKVILSLEHGLLPQHLHFRNPSPHIPWDRLPVQVVEKATAWERNGRPRIAGVSSFGFAGTNAHVILEEAPEEVAQVAAAPRSAGQAEDRRFSILPLSARTPAALVQIADQYRSWLSANPEATLADLRFTAGVGRAHLEHRAALVVNSRESASELLGALADDRPGPGLVRGVSDDTPKTAWLFTGQGSQYAGMARELFDTEPVFAETLTHCAAVVADVLEKPLLEVVFDTDGPNCEEALRQTAFAQPALFAVEMGLARLWQSWGFEPDVVLGHSVGQYAAACVAGVFSIEDGALLMAERGRLFGSLPAGGRMVAVFTAAERVEVLTAEFPSLSVAAYNGANTVLSGPAQVLDQAVAELMADGVRCDWLDTSHAFHSSLLDPILDEFESYANRFNFSSPQRILVCNRTGAALGRSVKLDGSYWRRHARQPVEFAKSVQTLADLSCKVLLEVGPQPVLTAAALRAWPDPTTAPRAIASMRRNTADHRQITEALADAYVLGHLPKFDAVRQEPARKLDLPTYPFQHRQYWFREKRVRPTARETTVARSDAVRLLEDDRIEELAALLDGASGDQNTLDVLTKLAAQHNQQRMSQSISDDRYEIRWEEFTARLSDTEAGEGCTWLVVGDDDAVQPLVDALTAQGQQSRILALPATDADEERLEIVLRAAAADDAPLRIVHVAALDSGTAPSMRSLLRMQHRVLAGTRRLFRVAAAAELRQPIWMVTRGAQRVTDADTVLPDQSCLWGFGRAASLEHPQLWGGLADLAEGSTDEWSRLIKMALAPRDSAVREDQIALRGQEVYVPRLVRRIGRPAATPLTLRGDATYLVTGGLGSIGLEIAGYLAAHGARHLVLTGRRSPSEAARQRIDALREQQGCEVRVVAADVGDAHDVARLLGTVRAELPPLAGIVHAAGEIGTTPLRALDDAEVDRVFAGKVWGAWHLSEAAADLQLDFFLSTSSIASVWGGLGQTAYGAANAFLDGLAWRLREQGVSGISVNFGPWSAGMADEEARARLAERGVRTLSPADALAGMADVIAASAAQGVAQGVVARIDWARFLPLYQQAGKRSLLAELAGEIPDFAPAPTTSGRTPLVEQLTHAPVQQRKKLVTDYLRDAVAEVTRVDVAEIRGDAGFFDLGMDSLMAVELRRRMEQGVGKELPATLAMDYPRLSDVADYLLGDVLGLSQQPSADARPQPASVVRTRTDEPIAIVAVACRFPGAADPEAFWEVLSGGVDTIREVPDDRYDIDEFYDPDPDTPGKVYSRFGGFLDGIDGFDPEFFGISPREAVWMDPQQRLMLETAWEGLERAGYSPGELRGSRSGIFVGVGSNEYSHLLSADSVEKIEPHFITGNALNAISGRVAFALGLEGPAVALDTACSSSLVAVHQACHALHSGDCDLALAGGVNVLLSPVSTIAASRARMLSPVGRCKTFDASADGYVRSEGCGILVLKRMSDAVRDGDRVCAVIPGSAINQDGASSGLTVPNGGAQQRLIAAALDRAGFDGGDVDYLEAHGTGTALGDPIEVQAAGAAYGAARDVDRPLLIGSVKTNIGHLESASGVAGLIKVVLSLQHQVLPQSLHFETPSPHIPWDSLPVRVVDKAIPWQANGRPRRAGISSFGFTGTNAHVLIEEAPPSSATGDENPTGDLAAPAETKVHDGPADVLPLSARSPQALVALARRYQEWLDTHPNADIADVCFTAGAGRSHFEHRAALVVDSVQSAREALADLAENRMRPGVVRGECMDPPTTAWLFTGQGSQYPGMARELFDAEPVFADTVKRCADAVSAMLPRPLLEVLFATDRDSGGEAGKTLRHTSFAQPALFAVEMGLARLWQSWGVEPDVVLGHSVGQYAAACVAGVFSLEDGARLMAERGRLFGSLPDGGRMVAVFADAKYVEEIANDFPRVSVAAYNGPNTVLSGPGADLEQIVARGGSDGIRCSWLETSHAFHSELLEPVLGEFESYAARLDFAVPTLPLVCNRTGAVLTAETPLDARYWRRHSRQPVQFAESIRTVAALGCSVLMEIGPQPVLTGAAVQVWPEHLAAPRAIVSLRKGVSDRRQITEALAAGYVSGHRPDFTVLHRQPRLRLELPTYPFQHRRFWPKASGIAGIDGQGAVASGLLGSAKELASGDRVYTSRLSVKSQPWLADHVIYGTVVVPGATYAAMALAAIGPPGRVQNVYFYEPIILPEKASREVQLSLHPLEDGGGWSFRVDSRSYGVADAEWALNADGTVVAGVDDEPAADPADSIDAAIERLDRSRPQLLFESFAESELEWGTTWSTSLKSLWFGEGEAIGDVTVGEELAEHLGTEPMHPVLLDLCTGITFPAFPALLAAEQGINDLLLPLRYGQVSLREKMPRRFYCRGKWRASALDSETQVFDLDFVDRDGRHLGGIREFTVKRAPREALLRGLGGDATRLLYTLGWHEVPPQPPSDDAEGAGNANGTWLIAGFDELAAELPGCTTFDRITEPESLGQLLTRARERDVPFAGIVWRASRPSAEESSADSARRLETEIAHLLSAVHTLQTDEAAKLPDGLWIITERAVATESGEAVDPVQAALWGLGRTILNEEPALRCRLVDCDGSEQAVHSLAGLVRATLDEPELALRQGKLLASRLLPWARSGHLAVPRGTDYVLTPTERGAIDNLRLIEKEASPPAEGCVQVRVEAGGLNFREVLNVLGLYPGDPGPLGGDFAGTVTQLGDGVTGLEVGQRVYGFMQGAFASRFNVPAQLLAPIPDGVSAVAAATIPAAALTARLAFDWAELRPGDRVLIHAASGGVGLAAIQLAQRHGAIVFATASTYKRATLRKLGVEYVYDSRTTDFADQILADTGGAGVDVVLNSLTNEGFIEATVRATAQNGRFVEIAKRDIWTREQMTAARPDIAYEIVALDWACVQQPEHIHRLLTEVSDGLASGEWTPLPAEIYPLSEAKTAFRRMQQARHIGKIVLQMPTPLQPRGDRSYLITGGLGAIGLHMAAYLAQLGAGDIVLTSRRAPDADAQRSIDDIVERYRCRIHTFAADVGDEAQVEKLLTRIRAELPALAGVAHLAGILDDALLSQQSLERFRTTLAPKAFGACHLDRMTKNDDLDFFIVSSSVSSLLGSPGQANYSTANALLDGLVAQRTARGLPATGVNFGPWAQGGMASSEAARANIGAQGLIPLEPTAALNALVEVVANGTGQATIIKANWQRAAKLLGASRPPILDLVLPSAVGEPTGDSELLRQLQEIPVAQRASFITEFLQREVQGFLRLAQPPAATSRFLDLGTDSLMAVELRNRLHSQFGGAFTINATAVFDYPTIGGLAEYLASQLPDAESESDSQSNEAESVAAPELNPEPVSTGSS; translated from the coding sequence ATGTCAACCGCCGAAGGTGTCATGGAGCCGCCATCCGGTTTTGCAATCGTCGGATACGCGGCGCGCTTTCCCGGCGCCTCGGACGCTGACGAATTCTGGCAGCTGCTGCGAGATGGTAGAGATGCGATATCGGAGGTGCCCCAGGACCGGTGGGATGCCGACGAATTCTTCGACCCGGATCCCGATGCGCCCGGGAAGGTTGTAACCCGTCGGGCAGGTTTCGTTGATGATGTAACGGGTTTCGACGCGCCGTTTTTCGGTATGTCGGCGCGCGAGGTCAGGTCGATGGACCCGCAGCATCGGATCTTGCTCGAGACGGCGTGGCGGGCGGTCGAACATTCGGGCACCGCGCCAACGGCATTGGCGAACACCAACACTGGTGTTTTCGTCGGGATGTCCACCCATGATTACCTCGGAATGGCTTCCGACGAACTAACTTACGCCGAGATCGAGGCGTACATGGCGATCGGGACGTCATCTGCTGCGGCAGCGGGCCGGATCAGCTATCGATTGGGGCTGCAGGGTCCGGCGGTCGCCGTCGACACGGCCTGCAGCTCGTCGTTGGTGGCGATCCATCAGGCATGCCAAGCGCTGCGGTTGGGGGAATGCGACCTTGCGCTCGCCGGCGGTGCAAATGTCCTGCTTACCCCAGCGACCATGATCACCTTTTCCCAAGCGCACATGCTCGCGCCCGACGGCCGGTGCAAGACTTTCGATGCGGCCGCGGATGGCTACGTGCGGGGCGAAGGTTGTGGCGTCATTGTCGTGAAGCGGCTTGAAGACGCGATCCGTGACGGTGACCGGATTCGGGCCGTGATCCGGGGCAGCGCAATTAACCAGGACGGCGCATCGGGCGGATTGACCGTGCCGAATGGCATTGCCCAACAACGGGTTATCGCCGACGCGCTGCAGCGCGCCGGCATCGCACCCGGGGACGTCGGATACCTCGAGGCACATGGGACCGGGACGTCGCTGGGCGATCCGATCGAGGCCCAGGCCGCCGGCGCGGTGCTCGGCACCGGGCGCGAGGCGAGCCGGCCGCTGTTGATCGGCTCGGTGAAGACCAACATCGGGCACCTGGAAGCGGCCGCGGGGATCGCGGGCGTCATCAAGGTCATCCTGTCGCTCGAACACGGGTTACTGCCGCAGCACTTACACTTTCGCAATCCGTCTCCGCACATTCCATGGGACCGCCTCCCGGTGCAGGTGGTCGAAAAAGCGACTGCCTGGGAACGAAACGGTCGGCCGCGTATTGCCGGAGTTAGTTCGTTCGGGTTCGCCGGGACCAATGCGCACGTCATCCTCGAGGAAGCTCCCGAGGAAGTGGCTCAGGTTGCTGCGGCCCCGCGGTCCGCCGGCCAGGCCGAAGACCGACGGTTCAGCATCCTTCCGCTGTCGGCGCGGACGCCCGCCGCGCTGGTGCAGATCGCCGATCAATACCGAAGTTGGTTGAGCGCAAACCCCGAGGCCACCCTCGCCGATTTGCGCTTTACCGCCGGAGTGGGGCGAGCGCACCTGGAGCACCGGGCCGCGTTGGTGGTGAATTCGAGGGAATCTGCCAGCGAGTTACTCGGCGCGCTCGCCGACGACCGCCCGGGACCCGGTTTGGTTCGCGGCGTATCCGATGACACACCGAAGACGGCGTGGCTGTTCACCGGTCAAGGCAGCCAGTACGCCGGCATGGCCAGAGAGCTGTTCGACACCGAGCCGGTGTTCGCCGAGACACTGACCCACTGCGCTGCAGTTGTCGCCGATGTTCTCGAAAAGCCTTTGCTGGAAGTCGTTTTCGATACGGATGGCCCAAACTGCGAAGAGGCGTTGCGACAGACCGCCTTTGCCCAACCCGCGTTGTTCGCGGTGGAGATGGGCTTGGCCCGGCTCTGGCAGTCCTGGGGCTTCGAACCCGACGTGGTGTTGGGCCACAGCGTCGGCCAATATGCGGCGGCCTGCGTCGCGGGTGTGTTCAGCATCGAGGACGGCGCGCTGCTGATGGCAGAGCGCGGCCGTCTTTTCGGCAGTTTGCCTGCGGGTGGTCGGATGGTCGCGGTGTTCACCGCCGCCGAACGCGTCGAGGTCCTGACCGCCGAGTTCCCGAGCCTGTCGGTCGCTGCCTACAACGGCGCGAACACCGTATTGTCCGGGCCCGCGCAGGTTCTCGACCAGGCGGTGGCCGAGTTGATGGCCGACGGTGTCCGGTGTGACTGGCTGGACACCAGCCATGCGTTCCACTCGTCGCTGCTGGATCCCATCCTCGACGAGTTCGAGTCATATGCGAACCGGTTCAATTTCAGTTCCCCACAACGGATTCTGGTGTGCAACCGTACCGGAGCCGCGCTCGGCAGGAGCGTGAAACTCGATGGCTCCTATTGGCGTCGCCACGCGCGCCAACCGGTCGAATTCGCTAAGAGCGTACAGACCCTTGCCGACCTGAGTTGCAAAGTGTTGTTAGAGGTCGGCCCGCAACCGGTTCTCACCGCCGCGGCCCTGCGGGCATGGCCTGACCCGACCACTGCACCGCGGGCGATCGCGTCGATGCGTCGAAACACCGCCGACCATCGCCAGATCACCGAAGCCCTCGCCGACGCGTACGTCCTGGGCCACCTGCCCAAATTCGATGCTGTGCGGCAGGAACCGGCGCGAAAGCTCGACCTGCCCACCTATCCGTTCCAGCATCGCCAGTACTGGTTCCGCGAGAAGAGGGTCCGGCCCACTGCCCGCGAGACCACCGTCGCGCGTAGCGATGCCGTCCGGCTCCTCGAGGATGACCGGATCGAGGAGCTCGCCGCGCTACTCGATGGTGCGAGCGGTGATCAAAACACCCTGGATGTGCTGACAAAACTGGCCGCGCAACACAATCAACAGCGTATGAGCCAGTCCATCTCCGATGATCGTTACGAGATTCGCTGGGAGGAGTTCACTGCGCGACTTTCCGATACGGAAGCCGGCGAGGGATGCACCTGGCTTGTCGTTGGCGATGACGATGCCGTCCAGCCCCTGGTCGATGCGCTCACCGCGCAGGGGCAGCAGTCTCGGATTCTGGCGTTGCCCGCGACCGACGCGGACGAGGAACGGCTCGAGATCGTATTGCGCGCTGCGGCAGCAGATGATGCGCCGCTACGCATCGTGCATGTCGCGGCCCTCGATTCCGGCACCGCACCATCGATGCGGTCGCTGCTGCGGATGCAACATCGGGTACTGGCCGGAACGCGGCGGCTTTTTCGTGTCGCGGCCGCCGCCGAACTGCGCCAACCCATTTGGATGGTCACCCGTGGTGCGCAACGAGTCACTGACGCCGACACCGTCTTGCCGGATCAGAGTTGCCTATGGGGATTCGGTCGCGCCGCCTCGCTGGAGCATCCGCAATTGTGGGGCGGCCTGGCGGACCTCGCTGAAGGTAGTACCGACGAATGGTCGCGGTTGATCAAGATGGCGTTGGCACCGCGCGACTCGGCTGTCAGGGAAGACCAGATCGCGCTGCGTGGTCAAGAGGTCTATGTTCCCCGGCTGGTCCGGCGAATCGGGCGGCCTGCCGCAACACCGCTGACATTGCGTGGTGATGCAACGTATTTGGTGACCGGTGGGCTTGGTTCGATCGGACTGGAAATCGCCGGATACCTGGCAGCGCACGGTGCCCGGCATCTGGTGCTGACCGGCCGACGCTCGCCCAGCGAGGCCGCCCGACAGCGCATCGATGCCCTACGCGAACAGCAGGGATGCGAGGTTCGAGTTGTCGCCGCCGATGTCGGCGACGCCCACGACGTCGCGCGCCTGTTAGGCACTGTGCGGGCCGAACTGCCGCCGTTGGCAGGCATCGTCCATGCGGCGGGTGAGATCGGGACCACCCCGCTGCGCGCCCTGGACGACGCTGAGGTAGATCGAGTGTTCGCTGGAAAAGTCTGGGGCGCTTGGCATTTGAGCGAAGCGGCCGCTGACCTGCAGCTAGACTTCTTCCTCAGCACTTCTTCGATCGCTTCGGTGTGGGGCGGGCTCGGTCAGACGGCTTACGGCGCGGCTAACGCTTTCCTCGACGGGCTGGCCTGGCGGCTGCGCGAGCAGGGCGTGTCCGGGATCAGCGTCAATTTCGGTCCGTGGTCGGCGGGTATGGCCGACGAGGAGGCTCGGGCGCGACTGGCTGAACGCGGTGTCCGGACATTGTCACCTGCCGATGCGCTGGCGGGCATGGCCGATGTCATCGCGGCTTCTGCCGCGCAGGGCGTTGCACAAGGGGTCGTGGCCCGGATCGACTGGGCCCGTTTCCTGCCGCTTTACCAGCAAGCCGGGAAGCGGTCATTGCTGGCGGAGTTGGCAGGTGAAATTCCCGATTTCGCCCCCGCGCCAACCACGTCCGGGAGGACACCACTGGTCGAGCAGCTCACTCACGCTCCGGTGCAGCAGCGCAAGAAGCTCGTCACGGATTATCTGCGTGACGCGGTAGCGGAGGTGACCCGAGTCGATGTCGCGGAGATCCGCGGGGACGCCGGATTCTTCGATCTCGGCATGGATTCGCTGATGGCCGTCGAACTGCGGCGCCGCATGGAGCAAGGGGTGGGCAAGGAGTTGCCGGCGACCCTGGCGATGGACTATCCACGTCTGTCCGACGTGGCGGATTATCTGCTCGGCGACGTGCTCGGGCTCAGCCAACAGCCGTCCGCCGATGCGCGGCCGCAGCCGGCCTCGGTGGTGAGGACGCGCACGGACGAGCCGATCGCGATCGTCGCAGTGGCCTGTCGCTTTCCCGGCGCGGCCGATCCCGAAGCTTTTTGGGAGGTGCTGTCCGGTGGTGTCGATACGATCCGGGAAGTCCCGGATGACCGATACGACATCGACGAGTTCTACGATCCGGATCCAGATACTCCGGGCAAGGTCTACAGCCGCTTCGGTGGATTCCTCGACGGAATAGACGGTTTCGATCCGGAATTCTTCGGTATTTCCCCGCGCGAGGCTGTCTGGATGGATCCGCAGCAACGGCTGATGCTGGAAACCGCGTGGGAGGGCTTGGAGCGTGCCGGGTACTCGCCGGGGGAATTGCGCGGCAGCCGAAGCGGGATCTTCGTGGGGGTGGGCTCCAACGAGTATTCGCATCTGCTGTCCGCCGACTCCGTCGAGAAGATCGAACCCCACTTCATCACGGGCAATGCGCTCAATGCCATTTCGGGCCGGGTTGCGTTTGCACTCGGGCTGGAAGGACCGGCGGTGGCGCTCGACACCGCGTGCAGTTCGTCATTAGTGGCCGTCCATCAGGCCTGCCATGCATTGCACTCCGGTGACTGCGATTTGGCGTTGGCCGGTGGCGTGAATGTCTTGCTGAGTCCGGTGTCCACCATCGCGGCGTCACGCGCCAGGATGTTGTCGCCTGTCGGGCGATGCAAGACCTTCGACGCCTCCGCGGACGGCTATGTGCGCAGCGAAGGCTGCGGGATCCTGGTGCTCAAAAGGATGAGCGACGCAGTGCGTGACGGCGATCGGGTTTGTGCGGTCATCCCGGGCAGCGCGATCAATCAAGACGGCGCTTCCAGTGGTTTGACGGTGCCCAATGGTGGTGCGCAGCAACGGCTTATCGCCGCGGCGCTGGATCGCGCCGGTTTCGACGGCGGGGATGTCGACTATCTTGAGGCACACGGGACGGGCACAGCGCTGGGCGATCCAATCGAGGTGCAGGCCGCCGGGGCCGCCTATGGTGCCGCTCGTGATGTGGACCGGCCGTTGCTGATCGGCTCGGTGAAGACCAATATCGGCCACCTCGAGTCGGCGTCAGGAGTCGCTGGTCTGATCAAAGTCGTGTTGTCGCTACAGCACCAAGTGCTGCCGCAGAGCCTGCACTTCGAGACACCGTCGCCACATATCCCGTGGGACTCACTGCCGGTACGGGTCGTGGACAAAGCGATTCCGTGGCAGGCCAACGGCAGACCGCGCCGTGCCGGCATAAGTTCCTTCGGGTTCACCGGCACGAACGCACACGTGCTGATCGAGGAGGCGCCGCCATCATCCGCGACCGGTGACGAAAACCCCACGGGCGACCTCGCAGCGCCAGCGGAGACGAAGGTTCATGATGGGCCGGCCGACGTGCTGCCGCTGTCCGCGCGGTCGCCGCAGGCACTGGTGGCATTGGCGCGGCGCTACCAGGAATGGTTGGACACCCACCCGAACGCCGATATCGCCGATGTGTGCTTCACGGCCGGGGCCGGGCGTTCGCATTTCGAACACCGGGCCGCGCTGGTCGTGGACTCGGTTCAGAGCGCCCGCGAGGCGCTGGCCGACCTGGCCGAGAACCGGATGCGGCCGGGAGTGGTGCGCGGCGAATGCATGGACCCGCCGACGACGGCATGGTTGTTCACCGGGCAAGGCAGCCAGTACCCGGGGATGGCGCGCGAGTTGTTCGACGCCGAGCCGGTTTTCGCGGACACGGTGAAACGCTGCGCGGATGCAGTCAGCGCGATGCTGCCGCGTCCGTTGTTGGAGGTGCTCTTCGCGACTGACCGCGACTCCGGTGGTGAAGCCGGAAAAACACTGCGGCACACCTCGTTTGCGCAGCCCGCGCTGTTCGCCGTCGAAATGGGCCTGGCCCGGCTGTGGCAGTCGTGGGGCGTCGAGCCCGACGTGGTGCTGGGGCACAGCGTGGGCCAGTATGCGGCGGCGTGTGTGGCGGGGGTTTTCAGCCTCGAGGACGGGGCGCGCCTGATGGCCGAGCGGGGCCGTCTGTTCGGCAGCCTGCCTGACGGCGGCCGAATGGTGGCGGTGTTCGCCGACGCCAAATACGTCGAGGAGATCGCCAACGACTTCCCCCGGGTGTCTGTCGCCGCCTACAACGGCCCCAACACGGTGCTGTCGGGTCCCGGCGCGGATCTGGAACAAATTGTCGCTCGCGGTGGCAGTGACGGGATTCGCTGCAGCTGGCTGGAAACCAGCCACGCCTTCCACTCTGAGTTGCTGGAGCCGGTGCTCGGCGAATTCGAATCATATGCAGCGCGTTTGGATTTCGCTGTACCGACGCTGCCGCTGGTCTGCAACCGCACCGGCGCGGTGCTCACCGCCGAAACCCCGTTGGACGCCCGGTATTGGCGGCGGCATTCCCGCCAGCCGGTGCAGTTCGCCGAAAGCATACGGACCGTGGCGGCGCTGGGGTGCTCGGTGTTGATGGAGATTGGACCGCAACCGGTTCTGACCGGGGCCGCGGTGCAGGTCTGGCCGGAACATCTGGCGGCGCCGCGCGCGATCGTCTCTCTGCGCAAGGGCGTCAGCGACCGGCGGCAGATCACCGAGGCGCTGGCCGCGGGGTACGTCAGCGGTCACCGGCCCGATTTCACTGTGCTGCATCGTCAGCCGCGCCTCAGGCTAGAACTGCCCACCTATCCGTTCCAGCACCGGCGCTTCTGGCCCAAGGCTTCCGGCATCGCCGGCATCGATGGTCAAGGTGCTGTGGCATCCGGGCTCCTGGGCAGTGCAAAAGAGCTAGCCTCCGGCGACCGCGTCTACACCAGCCGGTTGTCGGTCAAGTCGCAGCCCTGGCTCGCCGACCACGTCATCTATGGCACCGTCGTCGTCCCGGGCGCAACGTACGCGGCGATGGCCCTGGCCGCCATCGGGCCGCCGGGGCGCGTGCAGAACGTTTATTTCTATGAACCGATCATCCTGCCCGAAAAGGCTTCTCGCGAAGTGCAGCTGAGTCTGCATCCGCTGGAGGACGGTGGCGGCTGGAGCTTCCGGGTGGACAGCCGCTCATACGGCGTCGCCGATGCCGAATGGGCGTTGAACGCCGACGGCACCGTCGTCGCCGGCGTCGATGACGAGCCGGCGGCTGATCCGGCGGACTCCATCGACGCGGCGATCGAGCGGCTGGACCGCAGTCGTCCCCAGCTGCTGTTCGAGAGCTTCGCTGAAAGCGAGCTGGAATGGGGGACCACCTGGTCGACGTCCCTCAAATCGCTGTGGTTCGGCGAGGGTGAGGCGATCGGCGATGTCACCGTCGGCGAGGAACTCGCCGAGCACCTTGGAACCGAGCCGATGCATCCGGTGCTGCTCGATCTGTGCACCGGCATCACCTTCCCGGCGTTCCCGGCCCTGCTCGCGGCCGAACAGGGGATCAACGATCTCTTACTGCCGTTGCGGTACGGGCAAGTGTCACTCCGGGAGAAGATGCCACGACGGTTCTATTGCCGCGGCAAGTGGCGTGCCAGTGCCCTCGACAGCGAAACCCAAGTCTTTGACCTCGATTTCGTCGATCGCGATGGTCGCCACCTGGGCGGGATTCGCGAGTTCACGGTCAAGCGCGCGCCCCGGGAGGCGCTGTTGCGTGGACTCGGCGGCGATGCCACCCGGCTGCTCTATACCCTCGGCTGGCACGAGGTGCCGCCTCAGCCGCCGAGCGACGATGCCGAGGGCGCCGGAAACGCGAACGGCACCTGGCTGATTGCCGGCTTCGACGAACTGGCGGCCGAACTGCCCGGCTGCACCACTTTTGACCGGATTACGGAGCCCGAGTCGTTGGGGCAGCTGTTGACACGGGCTCGAGAGCGCGACGTGCCGTTCGCCGGCATCGTCTGGCGTGCCTCCAGGCCTAGTGCAGAAGAGTCGAGCGCTGATTCCGCACGGCGTCTGGAAACCGAGATCGCCCATCTGCTGAGTGCAGTGCACACCTTGCAGACCGATGAGGCAGCCAAACTTCCCGATGGGTTGTGGATCATCACGGAACGGGCAGTGGCGACCGAATCCGGTGAGGCCGTCGATCCCGTGCAGGCGGCGCTGTGGGGCCTCGGGCGCACCATCCTCAACGAGGAACCGGCCCTGCGTTGCAGGCTGGTCGATTGCGACGGCTCGGAGCAGGCTGTGCACTCGCTGGCCGGTCTTGTCAGGGCGACGCTCGACGAACCTGAACTCGCCCTGCGGCAAGGAAAGTTGTTGGCGTCCCGATTACTGCCCTGGGCGCGCAGCGGTCATCTCGCGGTACCGCGTGGCACCGATTACGTGCTGACGCCCACTGAACGGGGCGCGATCGACAACCTGCGTCTGATCGAGAAGGAAGCGTCGCCACCGGCCGAGGGCTGTGTGCAGGTCCGGGTTGAGGCCGGTGGGTTGAACTTCCGAGAGGTGCTCAATGTGCTGGGCCTCTACCCGGGCGATCCCGGCCCGCTCGGCGGCGACTTCGCCGGCACCGTCACACAGTTGGGTGATGGTGTCACCGGACTCGAGGTGGGCCAACGCGTCTATGGCTTCATGCAGGGTGCGTTCGCCAGCCGGTTCAATGTGCCGGCCCAGTTGCTGGCGCCCATACCCGACGGGGTGAGCGCGGTCGCGGCGGCCACCATTCCCGCCGCGGCGCTGACGGCCCGGCTCGCGTTTGACTGGGCGGAGCTGAGGCCCGGTGACCGAGTGCTCATTCATGCGGCGAGCGGTGGTGTCGGATTGGCCGCCATCCAGCTGGCGCAGCGACACGGTGCGATCGTCTTCGCCACGGCGAGCACGTACAAACGTGCGACACTGCGCAAGCTGGGTGTGGAGTATGTCTACGACTCGCGCACAACGGATTTCGCCGACCAGATCCTCGCCGACACCGGTGGTGCGGGCGTCGACGTGGTGCTCAACAGCCTGACCAACGAGGGGTTCATCGAGGCGACCGTACGGGCTACCGCCCAAAACGGTCGATTCGTAGAGATCGCCAAGCGAGACATCTGGACGCGCGAGCAGATGACGGCGGCCCGGCCCGATATCGCCTACGAGATCGTCGCGTTGGACTGGGCCTGCGTGCAACAGCCAGAGCACATTCATCGGCTGCTGACCGAGGTGTCGGACGGTTTGGCCAGTGGCGAGTGGACGCCGCTGCCCGCCGAGATCTACCCGCTGTCCGAGGCGAAGACGGCGTTTCGTCGGATGCAGCAAGCGCGCCATATCGGAAAGATCGTGCTGCAGATGCCGACCCCATTACAGCCGCGTGGTGATCGGAGCTATCTCATCACGGGTGGACTCGGTGCAATCGGCCTGCACATGGCGGCCTATCTGGCCCAGCTCGGAGCGGGGGACATCGTGCTGACCAGCCGGCGTGCACCCGACGCCGATGCGCAGCGGTCGATCGACGACATCGTCGAGCGTTACCGGTGCCGCATCCACACTTTCGCGGCCGATGTCGGTGACGAGGCGCAAGTCGAAAAGCTGCTGACGCGGATCCGCGCGGAGTTGCCTGCGCTCGCGGGAGTGGCACATTTGGCGGGCATCCTCGATGACGCGCTGCTGTCCCAGCAAAGCCTGGAGCGTTTCCGGACGACATTGGCTCCCAAGGCGTTCGGCGCGTGCCATTTGGACCGGATGACGAAGAACGACGATCTCGACTTCTTCATCGTGTCCTCCTCGGTGTCCAGCCTGCTGGGTTCCCCCGGCCAGGCCAATTACTCGACGGCCAATGCGTTGCTCGACGGGCTGGTCGCACAACGAACGGCGCGAGGCTTGCCGGCAACCGGGGTCAATTTTGGTCCCTGGGCCCAAGGGGGCATGGCCTCCTCGGAGGCCGCGCGCGCCAATATCGGTGCGCAGGGGTTGATTCCGCTGGAACCGACGGCCGCCCTCAACGCGCTGGTCGAGGTTGTCGCCAACGGAACCGGCCAGGCAACCATCATCAAGGCCAATTGGCAACGTGCCGCGAAGCTGCTGGGCGCTTCTCGGCCACCGATTCTCGACCTCGTCTTACCGAGCGCCGTCGGCGAGCCAACCGGCGATAGCGAGTTGCTGCGGCAACTGCAGGAGATACCGGTGGCGCAGCGCGCCAGTTTCATCACCGAATTCCTGCAGCGCGAAGTGCAGGGATTCCTGAGGCTCGCGCAACCACCCGCCGCGACCAGTCGGTTCTTGGACCTGGGCACGGATTCCCTGATGGCCGTCGAACTCCGCAACCGGCTGCATAGCCAATTCGGCGGCGCGTTCACGATCAACGCGACCGCGGTATTCGATTACCCGACGATCGGCGGCCTCGCCGAGTATCTCGCAAGTCAGCTACCCGACGCGGAATCGGAGTCGGACTCGCAGTCCAACGAAGCGGAATCGGTTGCGGCACCGGAGTTAAACCCAGAACCTGTGTCGACAGGGTCGAGTTGA